One region of Streptomyces sp. NBC_00442 genomic DNA includes:
- a CDS encoding thymidine kinase produces the protein MPELVFFSGTMDCGKSTLALQIEHNRSTRGLQGMIFTRDDRAGQGKLSSRLGLVTDAVEAADGFDFYGHLVAHLSKGGRCDYVIADEAQFLAPEQIDQLARVVDDLDLDVFAFGITTDFRSKLFPGSQRLVELADRVEVLQVEALCWCGARATHNARTIGGRMVVEGAQVVVGDVNQAADEIGYEVLCRRHHRRRMTSASERAAALSPDVLPVASP, from the coding sequence ATGCCCGAGCTGGTGTTCTTCTCCGGAACGATGGACTGCGGAAAGAGCACCCTCGCTCTTCAGATCGAGCACAACCGCTCCACGCGGGGCCTGCAGGGCATGATCTTCACCCGGGACGACCGGGCGGGCCAGGGCAAACTGTCGTCCCGGCTCGGCCTGGTGACCGACGCGGTCGAGGCCGCCGACGGCTTCGACTTCTACGGCCACCTGGTCGCCCACCTCTCCAAGGGCGGCCGCTGCGACTACGTCATCGCCGACGAGGCCCAGTTCCTGGCGCCCGAGCAGATCGACCAGCTCGCCCGGGTCGTCGACGACCTCGACCTCGACGTCTTCGCCTTCGGCATCACCACGGACTTCCGCTCCAAACTGTTCCCCGGCTCCCAGCGGCTCGTCGAACTCGCGGACCGGGTCGAGGTGCTCCAGGTCGAGGCGCTGTGCTGGTGCGGCGCCCGCGCCACCCACAACGCCCGCACCATCGGGGGCCGGATGGTCGTCGAGGGCGCCCAGGTCGTCGTCGGCGACGTCAACCAGGCCGCGGACGAGATCGGTTACGAGGTGCTGTGCCGGCGCCACCACCGCAGGCGGATGACGAGCGCGTCGGAGCGGGCCGCCGCCCTGTCCCCGGACGTGCTGCCGGTCGCGTCGCCCTGA
- a CDS encoding alkaline phosphatase family protein: MAQPAWQDPEPLALDSAPVPAYGTGSLADLLPTLVAGQGVPGFEQRIAELTPADRNCVFLIDGLGWEQIKAHPDEAPFLHSLLATSRGGTGRPITAGFPATTATSLASVGTGRAPGEHGLPGYTARNPDSGELMNQLRWKPWTDPHQWQPYSTVFHLADQAGVHTAQVSAPDFQHTPLTKIALSGGTFRGKLSGEDRMDLAAAQLAAGDRSLVYTYYSEVDGKGHRFGVDSDAWRGQLMYVDRLAQRLAEQLPPRAALYVTADHGMIDIPFDEQSRIDFDEDWELQAGVALLGGEGRARHVYAVPGAASDVLTCWREVLGEQFWVASRDEAIAAGWFGPRIDERVYGRIGDVVAAAHDDVVIIASRREPHESLMVGNHGSMTPVEQLVPLLEVRS, from the coding sequence ATGGCCCAGCCCGCCTGGCAGGATCCCGAACCCCTCGCCCTCGACAGCGCGCCCGTCCCCGCGTACGGCACCGGATCGCTCGCCGATCTGCTGCCCACCCTCGTGGCCGGCCAGGGCGTCCCCGGGTTCGAGCAGCGCATCGCCGAGCTCACCCCCGCCGACCGCAACTGCGTCTTCCTCATCGACGGCCTCGGCTGGGAGCAGATCAAGGCCCACCCGGACGAGGCGCCGTTCCTGCACTCCCTGCTCGCCACCTCGCGCGGCGGCACGGGGCGCCCCATAACCGCGGGTTTCCCCGCGACCACCGCCACCTCGCTCGCCTCGGTCGGCACCGGCCGTGCCCCCGGCGAGCACGGCCTGCCCGGCTACACCGCGCGCAACCCCGACAGCGGCGAGCTGATGAACCAGCTCCGCTGGAAGCCCTGGACCGACCCGCACCAGTGGCAGCCCTATTCCACCGTCTTCCACCTCGCCGACCAGGCCGGTGTGCACACCGCGCAGGTGTCCGCGCCGGACTTCCAGCACACCCCGCTCACCAAGATCGCGCTGAGCGGCGGCACCTTCCGCGGCAAGCTCTCCGGCGAGGACCGCATGGACCTCGCGGCGGCCCAACTCGCCGCGGGCGACCGCTCGTTGGTCTACACGTACTACTCCGAGGTCGACGGCAAGGGCCACCGGTTCGGCGTCGACTCGGACGCCTGGCGCGGCCAGCTGATGTACGTCGACCGCCTCGCCCAGCGCCTCGCCGAACAACTCCCGCCCCGCGCGGCCCTGTACGTCACCGCCGACCACGGCATGATCGACATCCCCTTCGACGAACAGTCCCGCATCGACTTCGACGAGGACTGGGAGCTGCAGGCCGGCGTCGCCCTGCTCGGCGGCGAGGGCCGCGCCCGCCATGTGTACGCGGTTCCGGGCGCCGCGTCCGACGTGCTGACCTGCTGGCGCGAGGTGCTCGGCGAACAGTTCTGGGTGGCGAGCCGCGACGAGGCGATCGCCGCGGGCTGGTTCGGCCCGCGGATCGACGAGCGGGTGTACGGCCGGATCGGCGACGTGGTGGCCGCCGCCCACGACGACGTCGTCATCATCGCCTCGCGGCGCGAGCCCCACGAGTCCCTGATGGTGGGCAACCACGGCTCGATGACCCCGGTGGAGCAGCTCGTCCCGCTCCTCGAAGTACGCTCGTAG
- a CDS encoding DUF5998 family protein has protein sequence MAKTGTTTQGLRAAIERSGYYPALVAEAVEAAVGGEPIASYLVHQETTFDANEVRRHVTVLVLTDNRFIVSHTDEQNADTSSPTPYATTSTESVKLARISSVVVSRVVANPESYTPGTLPREVVLTIGWGAVSRLDLEPAACGDPNCDADHGYTGNSTADDLSLRVSEAGDGPDTVRQTLAFAQALSEATAATGR, from the coding sequence ATGGCGAAGACCGGTACGACGACCCAGGGGCTCCGCGCGGCGATCGAGCGCAGCGGCTACTACCCGGCCCTCGTGGCCGAGGCGGTGGAGGCCGCGGTCGGCGGCGAGCCGATCGCGTCGTACCTGGTGCACCAGGAGACGACGTTCGACGCGAACGAGGTGCGCCGGCATGTGACGGTCCTCGTGCTCACGGACAACCGTTTCATCGTCAGCCACACCGACGAGCAGAACGCGGACACCAGCTCCCCCACGCCGTACGCGACCACCTCGACGGAGTCCGTCAAGCTCGCCAGGATCTCCTCGGTGGTGGTGAGCCGCGTCGTCGCCAATCCCGAGTCCTACACCCCGGGCACCCTGCCCCGCGAGGTCGTCCTCACCATCGGCTGGGGCGCGGTGTCCCGGCTCGACCTGGAGCCCGCCGCCTGCGGCGACCCCAACTGCGACGCCGACCACGGCTACACCGGCAACTCCACCGCCGACGACCTGAGCCTGCGCGTCAGCGAGGCCGGTGACGGCCCCGACACCGTCCGCCAGACCCTGGCCTTCGCCCAGGCGCTGTCCGAGGCGACCGCGGCGACCGGCCGCTGA
- a CDS encoding bifunctional acetate--CoA ligase family protein/GNAT family N-acetyltransferase, giving the protein MTTASDPAYPAHWEADVVLRDGGTARIRPITSEDAERLVSFYELVSDESKYYRFFAPYPRLSAKDVHRFTHHDYVDRVGLAATVGGEFIATVRYDRINAQGRPASAPADEAEVAFLVQDAHQGRGVASTLLEHIAAVARERGIRRFAAEVLPANSKMIKVFTDAGYQQKRSFEDGSVHLTLDLEPTAESLAVQRARELRAEARSVQRLLAPGSVAVIGAGRAPGGVGRAVLRNLLDAGFTGRLHAVNQALTEEQRELDGVPAFPSVGAIGEPVDLAIIAVPAERVPHAVADCGEHGVQGLVVLSADYAESGPPGRERQRALVRQARSYGMRLIGPNAFGIINTAAGVRLNASLAPEAPPAGRIGLFTQSGAIGIALLSGLYRRGAGLSTFISSGNRADVSGNDFLQYWYEDPDTDVVLLYLESIGNPRKFTRLARRTAAAKPVVVVKGARHSGTTPPGHAVPVTRVPDATVSALLRQAGVILVGTVTELVDAGLLLAGQPLPAGPRVAILGNSESLGLLTYDACLTEGLRPRRPLDLTTAATPADFRAALAAALADDTCDAVVVTAIPWVGENGALESGDGQVLADALREAAATGPAKPVMVVHVEIGGLAEALAAATRTAPRPAGPIEPSPQPTTYTPSRPPRPGTHPAAPAFEERASGGSAPSPPTGGRPGTGPEPGHNATPPREATRIPAYPAAERAVRALAEAVRYARWRQDAAEPGKVGEYDDIDEAGAAALIERLLGPDPDPRGTTLTAADGDELLARYGIAVHPTLPAPDAAHAVEAAGRLGYPVALKTTAPHLRHRPDLGGVRLDLADEHQLARAYAELRATLGKPEELGPVVQAMVPRGVDTVVRASIDPAVGAVLSFGLAGAASELLGDTSHRLIPATDRDAAELLRTIRTAPLLFGWRGSAPVDTAALEELLLRVSRLVDDHPEVVAVGLEPVIVAQRGLAVLGASVRLAPAPALGDLGPRRLPSY; this is encoded by the coding sequence ATGACGACGGCGTCCGACCCCGCGTACCCGGCCCACTGGGAGGCCGACGTGGTGCTCCGTGACGGCGGCACCGCGCGCATCCGGCCCATCACCTCCGAGGACGCCGAGCGGCTCGTCTCCTTCTACGAGCTGGTCTCGGACGAGTCGAAGTACTACCGCTTCTTCGCGCCCTACCCGAGGCTCTCCGCCAAGGACGTGCACCGCTTCACCCATCACGACTACGTCGACCGCGTGGGGCTCGCCGCGACCGTCGGCGGCGAGTTCATCGCGACCGTCCGCTACGACCGGATCAACGCCCAGGGGCGGCCGGCCTCCGCCCCCGCCGACGAGGCCGAGGTCGCCTTCCTCGTCCAGGACGCCCACCAGGGCAGGGGCGTCGCCTCCACCCTGCTCGAACACATCGCGGCGGTGGCCCGCGAGCGCGGCATCCGGCGGTTCGCGGCCGAGGTGCTGCCCGCCAACAGCAAGATGATCAAGGTGTTCACGGACGCCGGCTACCAGCAGAAGCGCTCCTTCGAGGACGGCTCGGTCCACCTCACCCTCGACCTGGAACCCACCGCCGAGTCGCTCGCCGTGCAGCGCGCCCGTGAGCTGCGCGCCGAGGCGCGCTCCGTGCAGCGCCTGCTCGCGCCCGGCTCCGTCGCGGTCATCGGCGCCGGCCGCGCCCCCGGGGGCGTCGGCCGGGCGGTGCTGCGCAACCTCCTGGACGCAGGCTTCACGGGGCGGCTCCACGCGGTGAACCAGGCGCTCACCGAGGAGCAGCGCGAGCTCGACGGCGTCCCCGCCTTCCCCTCCGTCGGCGCGATCGGTGAGCCGGTCGACCTGGCGATCATCGCGGTGCCCGCCGAACGGGTGCCGCACGCCGTCGCCGACTGCGGCGAACACGGCGTCCAGGGCCTGGTCGTCCTCTCGGCCGACTACGCGGAGAGCGGTCCGCCCGGCAGGGAGCGCCAGCGCGCGCTGGTGCGCCAGGCCCGCTCGTACGGGATGCGCCTGATCGGCCCCAACGCGTTCGGGATCATCAATACCGCGGCCGGCGTACGGCTGAACGCGTCGCTGGCGCCCGAGGCGCCGCCCGCCGGCCGGATCGGCCTGTTCACCCAGTCCGGTGCGATCGGCATCGCCCTGCTGTCCGGGCTCTACCGGCGCGGCGCGGGCCTGTCCACGTTCATCTCCTCCGGCAACCGCGCCGACGTCTCGGGCAACGACTTCCTCCAGTACTGGTACGAGGACCCCGACACCGATGTCGTGCTGCTCTACCTCGAATCCATCGGCAACCCGCGGAAGTTCACCCGCCTGGCCCGCCGCACGGCCGCCGCGAAACCCGTCGTCGTGGTCAAGGGCGCACGGCACAGCGGCACGACCCCGCCGGGCCACGCCGTTCCGGTGACCCGGGTGCCGGACGCCACGGTCTCGGCGCTGCTGCGCCAGGCCGGCGTCATCCTCGTCGGCACGGTCACCGAACTCGTCGACGCCGGCCTGCTCCTCGCGGGCCAGCCCCTGCCGGCGGGCCCGCGCGTGGCGATCCTCGGCAACTCCGAATCGCTCGGTCTCCTGACGTACGACGCCTGTCTCACCGAAGGGCTGCGCCCCCGCAGGCCCCTCGACCTGACGACGGCGGCGACCCCGGCCGACTTCCGCGCGGCGCTCGCGGCCGCCCTCGCCGACGACACCTGCGACGCGGTCGTGGTGACCGCGATTCCCTGGGTCGGCGAGAACGGGGCGCTGGAGTCCGGTGACGGCCAGGTCCTCGCCGACGCCCTGCGCGAGGCGGCCGCCACGGGCCCGGCCAAGCCGGTGATGGTGGTCCACGTGGAGATCGGCGGCCTGGCCGAAGCGCTCGCGGCGGCAACCCGCACCGCCCCGCGCCCGGCGGGCCCCATCGAACCGTCCCCCCAGCCCACGACGTACACGCCCTCGCGACCTCCCCGCCCCGGCACACATCCAGCCGCTCCGGCGTTCGAGGAGCGGGCGTCCGGGGGCAGCGCCCCCAGCCCACCCACCGGCGGTCGGCCGGGAACGGGCCCGGAGCCGGGCCACAACGCCACCCCGCCCCGTGAGGCAACCCGTATTCCCGCCTACCCCGCCGCCGAGCGAGCCGTGCGGGCCCTCGCCGAAGCCGTCCGCTATGCCCGCTGGCGGCAGGACGCGGCCGAGCCCGGCAAGGTGGGGGAGTACGACGACATCGACGAGGCCGGAGCGGCCGCGCTGATCGAGCGCCTGCTCGGGCCGGACCCCGACCCCCGCGGCACGACCCTGACCGCCGCGGACGGCGATGAGCTGCTCGCCCGGTACGGCATCGCCGTCCACCCCACGCTGCCCGCGCCGGACGCGGCCCACGCCGTCGAGGCCGCGGGCCGCCTCGGCTACCCCGTCGCCCTCAAGACCACCGCCCCGCACCTGCGCCACCGCCCCGACCTCGGCGGCGTCCGCCTCGACCTCGCGGACGAGCACCAACTCGCCCGTGCATATGCCGAATTGAGGGCCACGCTCGGCAAGCCCGAAGAGCTGGGCCCGGTCGTGCAGGCCATGGTCCCGCGCGGCGTGGACACCGTCGTCCGTGCCTCGATCGACCCCGCGGTCGGCGCGGTGCTCTCCTTCGGCCTGGCCGGGGCCGCGTCGGAGCTTCTCGGCGACACCTCCCACCGGCTGATCCCGGCCACCGACCGCGACGCGGCCGAGCTGCTGAGAACCATCAGGACGGCGCCGCTCCTGTTCGGCTGGCGCGGCTCCGCGCCCGTCGACACCGCGGCCCTGGAAGAGCTGCTCCTGCGCGTGTCGCGGCTCGTGGACGACCATCCCGAGGTGGTCGCCGTCGGACTGGAGCCCGTCATCGTCGCCCAGAGGGGCCTCGCGGTCCTGGGTGCGAGCGTGCGCCTGGCCCCCGCCCCGGCCCTGGGTGATCTCGGCCCGAGGCGCCTGCCCAGCTACTGA
- a CDS encoding HPr family phosphocarrier protein, with protein MAERRVNVGWAEGLHARPASIFVRAATAAGVPMTIAKADGNPVNAASMLAVLGLGAQGGEEIVLASDAEGADAALDRLAKLVAEGLEELPETV; from the coding sequence ATGGCTGAGCGCCGCGTCAACGTCGGCTGGGCCGAGGGCCTGCACGCCCGCCCCGCGTCCATCTTCGTCCGTGCCGCCACGGCCGCCGGAGTCCCCATGACGATCGCCAAGGCCGACGGCAACCCGGTCAACGCCGCGTCGATGCTCGCGGTGCTCGGCCTGGGCGCGCAGGGCGGCGAGGAGATCGTGCTGGCCTCCGACGCCGAGGGCGCGGACGCCGCGCTCGACCGTCTGGCCAAGCTGGTCGCCGAGGGTCTTGAGGAACTCCCCGAGACCGTCTGA
- a CDS encoding GntR family transcriptional regulator: protein MRVPAHSIGAAIRDDIVSGVFEPGRRLAEEALARRYGVSRVPVREALRTLESEGFVTTRRHVGAHVAELTDREAADLLELRLFLEPLAAARAAQRRDEAHLRVLSGLVRLGQGRAGRGRGEDPRSLWGWFHETLAQASASPGLIALLAQLRHKVAWMYVVEPPARPAEAWALLGAITDAVARHDAERARALTAQHAERSLPAHRLRRPAPPRHGASTADARA from the coding sequence GTGCGTGTTCCGGCGCATTCCATCGGCGCGGCGATCCGCGACGACATCGTCTCGGGCGTTTTCGAGCCCGGCCGCAGACTCGCCGAAGAAGCCCTCGCGCGCCGTTACGGGGTGTCCCGCGTCCCGGTCCGCGAGGCCCTGCGCACGCTGGAGTCCGAGGGGTTCGTCACCACCCGCAGACACGTCGGCGCCCATGTCGCCGAACTCACCGACCGCGAGGCCGCCGACCTCCTCGAACTGCGCCTGTTCCTGGAGCCGTTGGCCGCGGCGCGGGCCGCCCAACGCCGCGACGAGGCCCATCTCCGGGTGCTGAGCGGCCTGGTGAGGCTGGGTCAGGGGCGGGCGGGCCGCGGCCGGGGGGAGGATCCGCGCTCCTTGTGGGGCTGGTTCCACGAGACGCTGGCCCAGGCCTCCGCGAGCCCCGGACTCATCGCGCTGCTCGCGCAGTTGCGGCACAAGGTCGCCTGGATGTACGTCGTCGAACCGCCGGCCCGCCCGGCCGAGGCATGGGCCCTGCTCGGCGCGATCACCGACGCGGTGGCCCGGCACGACGCCGAACGCGCCCGTGCCCTCACGGCCCAGCACGCCGAGCGCTCCCTGCCGGCCCACCGGCTGCGCCGCCCCGCGCCGCCGCGGCACGGCGCCAGCACCGCGGACGCCCGCGCGTAA
- a CDS encoding M23 family metallopeptidase: protein MAFTRATGKHRAPSRMTRRSANIAGIATLATAGVVGTLASPAVAAPSTTTDTGLTQAIVIGDTLADQLGAQADAQKQAAAKAKAKAEAEAEAKRRAEQRAQEAREAKERAAREAERKRLNTFVAPIANSYVSTGYKTGGSLWSSGSHTGIDFHAGIGTPVHAVGLGTVVEAGAGGAYGNNVVIKMHDGTYTQYGHLSVIQVSVGQSVEPGTQIALSGNTGNTTGPHLHFEARTGPEYGSDIDPIAYLRSHGVSV from the coding sequence ATGGCGTTCACCCGTGCCACCGGGAAACATCGCGCGCCCAGCCGGATGACGCGCCGCAGCGCGAACATCGCGGGCATCGCCACCCTCGCCACCGCCGGAGTCGTAGGCACCCTCGCCTCCCCGGCCGTCGCCGCCCCGAGCACCACCACCGACACCGGCCTCACCCAGGCCATCGTCATCGGCGACACCCTCGCCGACCAGCTCGGCGCCCAGGCCGACGCGCAGAAGCAGGCGGCCGCGAAGGCCAAGGCGAAGGCGGAGGCCGAAGCCGAGGCCAAGCGCAGGGCCGAGCAGCGCGCCCAGGAGGCCCGCGAGGCCAAGGAGCGCGCCGCGCGCGAGGCCGAGCGCAAGCGCCTCAACACGTTTGTCGCCCCCATAGCCAACAGCTATGTGTCCACGGGCTACAAGACCGGCGGATCGCTGTGGTCCTCCGGCAGCCACACGGGCATCGACTTCCACGCGGGCATCGGCACCCCGGTGCACGCCGTGGGTCTGGGCACCGTCGTGGAGGCCGGCGCGGGCGGCGCGTACGGCAACAACGTCGTGATCAAGATGCACGACGGCACGTACACGCAGTACGGCCACCTCTCGGTCATCCAGGTCTCCGTCGGCCAGTCCGTGGAGCCCGGCACCCAGATCGCCCTCTCGGGCAACACCGGCAATACCACCGGCCCGCACCTCCACTTCGAGGCCCGCACCGGCCCGGAGTACGGCTCGGACATCGACCCGATCGCCTACCTGCGGTCGCACGGCGTGAGCGTCTGA
- a CDS encoding M16 family metallopeptidase: protein MEFHPQPTAGAAKPWAFPAPERGTLDNGLTVLRCDRPGQQVVAVEIFLAAPLDAEPEGLDGVATIMARALTEGTDKHSAEEFAAELERCGATIDAHADHPGVRVSLEVPVSRLPKALSLLADALRAPAFADAEIERLVANRLDEIPHEQANPARRAAKQLSKELFPATARISRPRQGTEETVAAIDAAAVRAFYEAYVRPATAVTVVVGDLSGTDLDAILADTLGAWTGNTAKARPVPPITADDRGRVVIVDRPGAVQTQLLIGRIGPDRHDRVWAAQVLGTYCLGGTLTSRLDRVLREEKGYTYGVRSFGQVLRSGPEGGAAMLAISGSVDTPNTGPALDDLWKVLRKLAAEGLTDAERESAVQNLVGVAPLKYETAAAVAATLADQVEQFLPDDYQAQLYAQLAETGTVEATAAVVNAFPADRLVTVLVGDAAQIAEPVRALGIGEVSVVTG from the coding sequence ATGGAGTTCCACCCGCAGCCCACCGCGGGCGCGGCCAAGCCGTGGGCCTTCCCGGCCCCCGAGCGCGGGACGCTCGACAACGGCCTGACCGTGCTGCGCTGCGACCGCCCCGGCCAGCAGGTCGTCGCCGTCGAGATCTTCCTCGCGGCCCCGCTCGACGCCGAGCCCGAGGGCCTCGACGGCGTCGCCACGATCATGGCGCGCGCCCTGACCGAGGGCACCGACAAGCACTCGGCGGAGGAGTTCGCCGCCGAACTGGAGCGCTGCGGCGCCACCATCGACGCGCACGCCGACCACCCCGGCGTCCGGGTCTCCCTCGAAGTGCCCGTCTCGCGACTGCCCAAGGCGCTCTCGCTGCTCGCCGACGCGCTGCGCGCCCCCGCGTTCGCCGACGCCGAGATCGAGCGGCTGGTGGCCAACCGGCTCGACGAGATCCCGCACGAGCAGGCCAACCCGGCCCGCCGCGCCGCCAAGCAGCTCTCCAAGGAGCTCTTCCCCGCCACCGCGCGCATCTCCCGGCCCCGCCAGGGCACCGAGGAGACGGTCGCCGCGATCGACGCGGCCGCGGTGCGTGCCTTCTACGAGGCGTACGTGCGTCCCGCCACGGCCGTCACCGTCGTCGTCGGCGATCTGTCGGGCACCGACCTCGACGCGATCCTCGCGGACACCCTGGGCGCCTGGACCGGCAACACCGCGAAGGCGCGCCCCGTCCCGCCGATCACCGCCGACGACAGGGGCAGGGTCGTCATCGTGGACCGCCCCGGCGCGGTCCAGACGCAGCTGCTCATCGGTCGCATCGGCCCCGACCGCCACGACCGGGTCTGGGCGGCCCAGGTGCTCGGCACGTACTGCCTGGGCGGCACCCTGACCTCGCGCCTGGACCGCGTGCTGCGCGAGGAGAAGGGCTACACCTACGGGGTGCGTTCCTTCGGCCAGGTGCTGCGCTCGGGGCCGGAGGGCGGCGCCGCGATGCTCGCCATCAGCGGCTCGGTCGACACCCCGAACACCGGGCCCGCCCTGGACGACCTGTGGAAGGTGCTGCGCAAGCTCGCCGCCGAGGGTCTGACGGACGCGGAGCGCGAGAGCGCCGTGCAGAACCTGGTGGGTGTCGCGCCCCTCAAGTACGAGACCGCGGCGGCGGTCGCGGCGACCCTCGCCGACCAGGTCGAGCAGTTCCTGCCGGACGACTACCAGGCCCAGCTGTACGCGCAGCTCGCGGAGACCGGCACCGTGGAGGCGACGGCGGCCGTCGTCAACGCCTTCCCGGCCGACCGGCTCGTCACGGTGCTCGTGGGCGACGCGGCGCAGATCGCGGAGCCGGTGCGGGCGCTCGGAATCGGTGAAGTGAGCGTCGTCACGGGCTGA
- a CDS encoding M16 family metallopeptidase, with protein MGHTATAQAGSGGLTATEHRLANGLRVVLSEDHLTPVAAVCLWYDVGSRHEVKGRTGLAHLFEHLMFQGSQQVHGNGHFELVQGAGGSLNGTTSFERTNYFETMPTHQVELALWLEADRMGSLLAALDEESMDNQRDVVKNERRQRYDNVPYGTAFEKLTALAYPEGHPYHHTPIGSMADLDAATLDDARQFFRTYYAPNNAVLSVVGDIDPEQTLAWVEKYFGSIPSHDGKQPPRDGALPGTIGGQLREVVEEDVPARALMAAYRLPHDGTREADAADLALTVLGGGESSRLHNRLVRRDRSAVAAGFGLLRLAGAPSLGWLDVKTSAGVEVPDIEAAVDEELARFAAEGPTAEEMERAQAQLEREWLDRLGTVAGRADELCRYAVLFGDPQLALTAVDRVLEITADEVKAIAAATLRPDNRAVLVYEPTAAPEAGNEEEEAGQ; from the coding sequence ATGGGTCACACGGCCACAGCGCAGGCCGGCTCCGGCGGCCTGACAGCGACTGAGCACCGACTGGCCAACGGCCTGCGCGTGGTGCTCTCCGAGGACCACCTGACCCCGGTCGCCGCGGTGTGCCTCTGGTACGACGTCGGTTCGCGCCACGAGGTCAAGGGCCGCACCGGCCTCGCCCACCTCTTCGAGCACCTCATGTTCCAGGGCTCCCAGCAGGTCCACGGCAACGGCCACTTCGAGCTGGTGCAGGGCGCCGGCGGCTCGCTCAACGGCACCACCAGCTTCGAGCGCACCAACTACTTCGAGACCATGCCCACCCACCAGGTGGAGCTCGCGCTCTGGCTGGAGGCCGACCGCATGGGCTCGCTGCTGGCCGCCCTCGACGAGGAGTCGATGGACAACCAGCGCGACGTCGTCAAGAACGAGCGCCGCCAGCGCTACGACAACGTGCCCTACGGCACCGCGTTCGAGAAGCTCACCGCGCTCGCCTACCCCGAGGGCCACCCCTACCACCACACTCCGATCGGCTCGATGGCCGACCTGGACGCGGCGACCCTCGACGACGCGCGGCAGTTCTTCCGTACGTACTACGCGCCCAACAACGCGGTGCTCTCGGTGGTCGGCGACATCGACCCCGAGCAGACGCTGGCCTGGGTGGAGAAGTACTTCGGCTCCATCCCCTCCCACGACGGCAAGCAGCCGCCCCGCGACGGCGCCCTGCCCGGCACCATCGGCGGGCAGCTGCGCGAGGTCGTCGAGGAGGACGTCCCCGCGCGCGCCCTCATGGCCGCCTACCGGCTGCCCCACGACGGCACCCGCGAGGCCGATGCCGCCGACCTGGCGCTGACCGTCCTCGGCGGCGGCGAGTCCTCCCGGCTGCACAACCGCCTGGTCCGCCGCGACCGGAGCGCGGTCGCCGCGGGCTTCGGCCTGCTGCGCCTCGCCGGCGCCCCCTCGCTCGGCTGGCTGGACGTCAAGACGTCCGCGGGCGTCGAGGTCCCCGACATCGAGGCCGCGGTCGACGAGGAGCTCGCGCGGTTCGCCGCCGAGGGCCCGACCGCCGAGGAGATGGAGCGCGCCCAGGCCCAGTTGGAGCGCGAATGGCTCGACCGGCTCGGCACGGTGGCCGGCCGCGCCGACGAACTGTGCCGCTACGCCGTGCTGTTCGGCGACCCGCAGCTCGCCCTGACCGCCGTCGACCGCGTGCTGGAGATCACCGCGGACGAGGTCAAGGCGATCGCCGCCGCGACGCTGCGCCCCGACAACCGGGCGGTCCTGGTGTACGAGCCCACCGCGGCACCCGAGGCAGGCAACGAAGAGGAAGAGGCGGGCCAGTGA